The following are encoded together in the Pseudomonas sediminis genome:
- the olsB gene encoding L-ornithine N(alpha)-acyltransferase, with product MTQTARRLQAERLQGPAALREAQALRYRVFSAEFDAKLNGAELGLDMDDYDIHCRHIGVRDLESGELVATTRLLDHQAAAGLGRYYSEEEFALHGLAGLEGPVLEIGRTCVDVAYRNGATIAVLWGELAEVLNEGGYRYLMGCASISMQDGGIQAHAVMQRLRERYLCTEHLRAEPKHPLPQLDLPGNVIAEMPPLLKAYMRLGAKICGEPCWDKDFQVADVFILLKRDELCPRYARHFKAAV from the coding sequence ATGACTCAAACTGCTCGCCGACTGCAGGCCGAACGCCTGCAAGGCCCCGCCGCCCTGCGTGAAGCGCAGGCCTTGCGCTACCGCGTATTCAGCGCGGAATTCGACGCCAAGCTCAACGGCGCCGAACTGGGTCTGGACATGGACGACTACGACATTCACTGCCGCCATATCGGCGTACGTGACCTGGAAAGCGGCGAGCTGGTGGCCACCACCCGCCTGCTCGACCATCAGGCGGCGGCCGGCCTTGGCCGCTACTACAGCGAAGAAGAATTCGCCCTGCACGGCCTTGCCGGTCTCGAAGGCCCGGTGCTGGAAATCGGCCGCACCTGCGTCGATGTCGCCTACCGTAACGGCGCCACCATCGCCGTGCTCTGGGGCGAGCTGGCTGAGGTGCTCAATGAAGGCGGCTACCGCTACCTGATGGGCTGCGCCAGCATCTCCATGCAGGACGGCGGCATCCAGGCCCATGCGGTCATGCAGCGCCTGCGTGAACGCTACCTGTGCACCGAGCACCTGCGTGCCGAGCCGAAACACCCGCTGCCGCAGCTGGACCTGCCGGGCAACGTCATCGCCGAAATGCCGCCGCTGCTCAAGGCCTACATGCGCCTGGGCGCGAAGATCTGCGGTGAACCCTGCTGGGACAAGGATTTCCAGGTCGCCGACGTGTTCATCCTGCTCAAGCGCGACGAGCTGTGCCCACGCTACGCCCGGCACTTCAAGGCGGCAGTCTGA
- a CDS encoding serine hydrolase domain-containing protein: protein MPTSLLRRLSLALGFSLAVSTAVAESWPQADWQSQPAPPSAAIAKLEAYAFAPRDDAERKGVRTDALLVIRDGQIVYERYAEPTTAQTPHLSWSMAKSLLATTLGVAYGEGRFKLDAPVAQYYPPMADHPQIKIGHLLNWASGLAWQEDYEYAPLKSSVVAMLYTRGRDDMAAFTAAHEADAAPGTRFRYSSGDSNLLAAALRGMVGERAYADYPWTALFEPLGISSATWERDASGTFIASSYAYMTARDLARVGLLMQRGGRWGERQLLPAAWVDFVATPFAGYQPQGFAPGDAVPGGHWWLNAELPGSTRPWPDAPADTIAALGHWGQGVYVMPQENLVVVRYADDRDGSFQHNELLKRVRAAFAVGVQP, encoded by the coding sequence ATGCCCACTTCCTTGCTTCGTCGACTGAGCCTGGCGCTCGGTTTCAGCCTGGCTGTCAGCACCGCCGTGGCGGAAAGCTGGCCGCAAGCTGACTGGCAGAGCCAACCCGCACCACCGTCCGCCGCCATCGCCAAGCTGGAGGCCTATGCCTTTGCCCCGCGCGACGATGCCGAACGCAAAGGTGTGCGCACCGATGCGCTGCTGGTGATCCGCGATGGGCAGATCGTCTACGAACGCTACGCCGAGCCGACCACCGCGCAGACGCCGCACCTCTCCTGGTCGATGGCCAAGAGCCTGCTCGCCACCACCCTCGGTGTGGCCTATGGCGAGGGGCGCTTCAAGCTCGATGCACCGGTGGCGCAGTACTACCCGCCGATGGCGGACCACCCGCAGATCAAGATCGGTCACCTGCTCAACTGGGCCTCGGGCCTGGCTTGGCAGGAGGACTACGAGTACGCGCCGCTGAAATCCTCGGTGGTGGCCATGCTCTATACCCGTGGCCGCGATGATATGGCCGCGTTTACCGCCGCACATGAGGCCGATGCCGCGCCGGGAACGCGCTTTCGTTATTCCAGCGGCGACAGCAACCTGCTGGCGGCAGCTCTGCGTGGCATGGTCGGCGAGCGGGCTTACGCCGACTATCCCTGGACTGCATTGTTCGAGCCGCTGGGTATCAGCAGCGCGACCTGGGAACGCGATGCCAGCGGCACCTTCATCGCCTCGTCCTACGCTTACATGACTGCGCGCGACCTGGCCCGTGTCGGCCTGCTGATGCAGCGCGGTGGCCGTTGGGGTGAGCGCCAGTTGCTGCCGGCAGCCTGGGTCGATTTTGTCGCCACGCCCTTCGCCGGCTATCAACCACAGGGCTTCGCGCCTGGCGACGCGGTGCCGGGCGGGCACTGGTGGCTCAACGCTGAACTGCCGGGTAGCACGCGGCCCTGGCCGGATGCGCCAGCCGACACCATCGCCGCGCTCGGACATTGGGGTCAGGGCGTGTACGTGATGCCGCAGGAAAACCTGGTGGTGGTGCGTTACGCCGATGACCGCGATGGCAGCTTCCAGCACAACGAGCTGCTCAAGCGCGTGCGTGCGGCCTTCGCCGTGGGGGTGCAGCCATGA
- a CDS encoding amidase, giving the protein MIRRHPILSALALLLILLLAWAWPNRVYLQAFPDIIGAYTAKEYCSCRYVSGNPAAYCEGYVVQYVPISSLLDDESAKRVAASGLGRTHSAAWLGERQGCQLLPSK; this is encoded by the coding sequence ATGATCCGTCGTCACCCGATTCTCAGCGCGCTGGCACTGCTGCTGATTCTGCTGCTGGCCTGGGCATGGCCGAACCGCGTTTACCTGCAAGCGTTTCCGGACATCATCGGCGCCTACACGGCCAAGGAATACTGCTCCTGCCGTTACGTCAGCGGTAACCCGGCGGCCTACTGTGAAGGCTATGTCGTGCAGTACGTGCCGATTAGCAGCCTGCTGGATGACGAAAGCGCCAAGCGTGTGGCCGCCAGCGGCCTAGGCCGCACCCACAGCGCAGCCTGGCTGGGTGAGCGGCAGGGCTGCCAGTTGCTGCCGAGCAAGTAG
- a CDS encoding acyl-CoA dehydrogenase family protein, translating to MPWSSLFQPVERLTADAGLEDWYARLLARLGGTPQPFELALVGGLQAATPGLAFLAGYQAALRVLWPAAPWTAGALCVTENRSTRPADMNTRIDGLHIVGRKDFVTAAECADWLLVAAREEGEGQAPRLALGVVRQGAPGVRIEPLPALPLMPDIGHARLHLDQAQGERLAGDGWDDYVKPFRTLEDAHVLAAVAAWLFGVGRESAWPESLQLRLQALLAGCAEVARQAPNAATTHLLLAGLFAQQQALAGELDDAFATGPTHWAALWQRDKGLLRIAEAARSKRLEKARQIVAGS from the coding sequence ATGCCCTGGTCGAGCCTGTTTCAGCCGGTCGAGCGTCTGACAGCCGACGCCGGGCTGGAAGACTGGTATGCGCGCCTGCTGGCGCGTCTGGGCGGCACGCCACAGCCCTTCGAACTGGCGCTGGTGGGCGGTTTGCAGGCGGCTACGCCTGGGCTGGCCTTTCTCGCTGGCTATCAGGCGGCGCTGCGTGTGCTGTGGCCGGCGGCGCCCTGGACGGCCGGTGCGCTGTGTGTGACGGAGAACCGCAGCACCCGCCCGGCGGACATGAACACGCGTATAGACGGTCTGCACATCGTGGGTCGCAAGGATTTTGTCACCGCCGCCGAATGCGCCGACTGGCTGCTGGTAGCGGCGCGCGAAGAAGGCGAAGGGCAGGCGCCGCGTCTAGCCCTCGGTGTGGTGCGCCAGGGCGCACCCGGCGTGCGCATCGAGCCGCTGCCTGCCTTGCCGCTGATGCCGGATATCGGCCATGCCCGTTTGCATCTGGATCAGGCGCAGGGCGAGCGTTTGGCAGGCGATGGCTGGGACGACTACGTCAAACCCTTTCGTACGCTGGAAGACGCGCACGTCCTCGCGGCAGTGGCGGCCTGGCTGTTCGGTGTCGGGCGCGAAAGCGCCTGGCCCGAATCCCTGCAGTTGCGTTTGCAGGCACTGTTGGCCGGCTGCGCCGAGGTGGCGCGGCAAGCGCCCAATGCTGCCACCACTCATCTGCTGCTCGCCGGCCTGTTCGCCCAACAGCAGGCGCTGGCTGGTGAATTGGATGACGCTTTCGCCACGGGGCCTACGCACTGGGCCGCGCTGTGGCAGCGCGACAAGGGTTTGCTGCGCATTGCAGAGGCGGCGCGCAGCAAACGCCTGGAGAAAGCGCGGCAGATTGTCGCCGGCTCTTGA
- a CDS encoding ArsR/SmtB family transcription factor — MEIDLDAIIKALAHPVRRDILDWLKEPELNFAEQDHPLEIGVCAGKIFQRTGLSQSTVSAHLTTLQRAGLVTSRKVGQWHFFKRNDELIQVFVERLGQQL, encoded by the coding sequence ATGGAAATCGACCTCGACGCCATCATCAAGGCTCTCGCCCATCCGGTACGCCGTGACATCCTCGACTGGCTGAAGGAGCCCGAGCTGAACTTCGCCGAGCAGGATCACCCGCTGGAGATCGGCGTGTGCGCCGGCAAGATCTTTCAGCGTACGGGGCTGTCGCAGTCCACCGTTTCTGCCCATCTGACCACTCTGCAACGCGCCGGTCTGGTGACCAGCCGCAAGGTTGGCCAGTGGCACTTCTTCAAGCGCAACGACGAGCTGATTCAGGTATTCGTCGAGCGCCTCGGCCAACAACTCTGA
- a CDS encoding universal stress protein, with translation MIKILVATDLSERSAHAVQRAVQLIRRQGGGEWALLHVIDDDAPAAHVQRQVQQAETLLQSQAERLGEQAGSVPRVIVGTGEAASVIVESAQGMGADLLVVGAHRKSALRDFFVGTTLERVVRSSHLPVLRVNGPVTHEYRHALLAMDLSRTSQQALNRVRELGLASLDDLHVASAVEPVVAGAMMEAGISAEVLENQRELQRQQLVERLSAVGVSLSHERLLVQIGSPEGVIGEALRQSGADLLVLGTHAREGASRFFLGSVASRLLASLDSDALIVPPRPLRPVAPRLYPTAGR, from the coding sequence ATGATCAAGATTCTGGTAGCGACCGATCTGTCCGAACGTTCGGCGCACGCGGTACAGCGCGCCGTGCAATTGATCCGCCGCCAAGGTGGTGGCGAATGGGCCCTGCTGCACGTGATCGATGACGATGCGCCGGCTGCGCACGTGCAACGTCAGGTGCAGCAGGCCGAAACCCTGTTGCAGTCGCAGGCCGAACGCCTCGGCGAGCAGGCGGGCAGTGTGCCGCGGGTGATCGTGGGCACTGGTGAAGCCGCCTCGGTCATTGTCGAAAGCGCGCAAGGCATGGGCGCCGACCTGCTGGTGGTGGGCGCGCATCGCAAGTCGGCGCTGCGTGACTTCTTCGTCGGCACCACGCTCGAGCGGGTGGTGCGCAGCAGTCATCTGCCGGTGCTGCGGGTCAATGGTCCGGTGACCCATGAATACCGTCATGCGTTGCTGGCGATGGACCTTTCGCGCACCTCGCAGCAAGCCCTGAACCGGGTGCGTGAGCTGGGTCTGGCGAGCCTGGACGACCTGCATGTGGCCAGCGCGGTCGAGCCGGTTGTAGCGGGCGCGATGATGGAGGCGGGTATCAGCGCCGAGGTGCTGGAGAATCAGCGCGAGCTGCAGCGTCAGCAACTGGTGGAGCGCCTCAGTGCAGTCGGCGTGAGCCTGAGTCACGAGCGCCTGCTGGTGCAGATCGGCTCGCCGGAAGGGGTGATCGGCGAGGCCTTGCGTCAGTCTGGTGCGGACCTGCTGGTGCTTGGCACCCATGCCCGCGAAGGGGCGTCGCGTTTCTTCCTGGGCAGCGTTGCCAGTCGCTTGCTGGCCTCGCTCGACAGCGACGCCTTGATCGTACCGCCTAGGCCGCTGCGGCCGGTTGCGCCTCGGTTGTATCCAACTGCAGGGCGCTAG
- a CDS encoding cation-transporting P-type ATPase, with protein MGNPPSQHSDHAWHGLTAQQALDEQRSSASGLSQEEAEQRLQRYGANRLPPPQRRGPLLRLLYQFHNVLLYMMLVAALITALLGHWLDTSVILAAVLINVIIGFIQEGKAENALDAIRSMLSPHAMVLRGGERHEIDAERLVPGDIVLLVSGDKVPADLRLTSVKNLLVEEAALTGESVPVEKSVAHCNADAPLGDRRCMAYSGTLVSSGQASGVVVATGANTELGRIGAMLQQVQALSTPLLRQIEQFSRWLAVIILILALATFILGILWHGQNPGEMFMMVVALTASAIPEGLPAIITVILALGVQRMAGHNAIVRRLPAVETLGSVTVICSDKTGTLTRNEMTVQRVVSASRILDVSGVGYAPEGAFHQDGALREPDAALLEVARAAQLCNDARLQQDDAGHWRLHGDPTEGALLTLALKSGVDGQTLHAQLPRSDAIPFESEHRFMATLHHDHTGHGLVYLKGAPERVLEMCASQRSANGGNAPLDADYWRRQATDLAARGLRLLALASKQAAAEQRTLRFDDVESGLTLLALVGIIDPPREEAIAAVAECQRAGIRVKMITGDHAETARAIGAQLGIGVGLPAMTGAELELLDDRRLREVLPGVEVFARASPEHKLRLVQAMQDSGEVVAMTGDGVNDAPALKRADVGVAMGNKGTEAAKEAAEVVLADDNFATIAGAVREGRAIYDNLKKFILFSLPTNGGQSLIVIFAILFQVVLPLTPAQVLWINMVTSSTLGLALAFEPSERGLMQRAPRAPNEPLLSGFFVWRVVMVSVLIAGAGIGLFLWELKLGNSLESARTIAVNAVVMCEIFYLFNSRSIFGSVLNREALLGNRAVLVTIAICLVLQLLFTYAPPLQGVFGSVGLSLEEWLRVLLAGLTLFAVAELEKWVVRRFGLHAQAA; from the coding sequence ATGGGCAATCCCCCCTCACAACATAGTGACCACGCCTGGCACGGTTTGACTGCACAACAAGCGCTCGACGAGCAGCGCAGCAGTGCCAGCGGCCTCAGCCAGGAGGAAGCCGAGCAGCGCCTGCAGCGCTACGGCGCCAACCGCCTGCCGCCGCCGCAACGCCGTGGCCCGCTACTGCGCCTGCTCTATCAGTTCCACAACGTGCTGCTCTACATGATGCTGGTCGCAGCGCTGATCACCGCCCTGCTCGGCCATTGGCTCGATACCTCGGTGATCCTCGCCGCCGTGCTGATCAACGTGATCATCGGCTTCATCCAGGAAGGCAAGGCGGAGAATGCGCTGGACGCTATCCGCAGCATGCTCTCCCCCCACGCGATGGTGCTGCGTGGCGGTGAACGCCATGAAATCGATGCCGAGCGCCTGGTGCCCGGCGACATCGTGTTGCTGGTATCCGGCGACAAGGTGCCAGCCGACCTGCGCCTGACCAGCGTGAAGAACCTGCTGGTGGAAGAAGCGGCGCTGACCGGCGAATCGGTGCCGGTGGAAAAATCCGTGGCGCACTGCAACGCCGATGCCCCGCTCGGCGACCGCCGCTGCATGGCTTATTCCGGCACCCTGGTCAGCAGCGGCCAGGCCAGCGGCGTGGTGGTAGCGACCGGTGCCAACACTGAACTCGGCCGTATCGGCGCCATGCTGCAACAGGTGCAGGCGCTGTCCACGCCGCTGCTGCGACAGATCGAACAGTTCAGCCGCTGGCTGGCGGTGATCATCCTGATCCTGGCCTTGGCCACCTTCATCCTCGGCATCCTCTGGCACGGCCAGAACCCCGGCGAGATGTTCATGATGGTGGTGGCACTGACCGCCTCGGCCATCCCCGAAGGTCTGCCGGCGATCATAACGGTGATCCTCGCCCTCGGCGTGCAGCGCATGGCCGGCCACAACGCCATCGTCCGCCGCCTGCCGGCGGTGGAAACCCTGGGCTCGGTGACGGTGATCTGCTCGGACAAGACCGGCACCCTGACCCGCAACGAAATGACCGTGCAACGAGTGGTCAGCGCCAGCCGCATCCTCGATGTCTCCGGCGTCGGCTACGCCCCGGAAGGCGCCTTTCATCAGGATGGTGCGCTGCGTGAGCCTGACGCCGCCCTACTGGAAGTCGCCCGCGCCGCGCAGTTGTGCAACGACGCCCGCCTGCAACAGGATGATGCCGGCCACTGGCGGCTGCATGGCGACCCGACCGAAGGCGCACTGCTGACCCTGGCGCTGAAAAGCGGTGTGGATGGTCAGACCCTGCACGCGCAACTGCCGCGCAGCGATGCGATCCCGTTCGAGTCCGAACACCGCTTCATGGCCACCCTGCACCATGACCACACTGGCCATGGCCTGGTTTACCTCAAGGGCGCCCCCGAGCGCGTGCTGGAAATGTGCGCTAGCCAGCGCAGCGCCAATGGCGGCAATGCGCCCCTGGACGCCGACTACTGGCGGCGCCAGGCCACCGACCTGGCTGCCCGTGGCCTGCGCCTGCTGGCCCTGGCCAGTAAACAGGCCGCAGCCGAGCAGCGCACGCTCAGATTCGACGACGTCGAAAGCGGGCTGACTCTGCTCGCGCTGGTCGGCATCATCGACCCGCCACGCGAGGAGGCCATCGCCGCTGTCGCCGAATGCCAGCGTGCCGGCATCCGGGTAAAGATGATCACCGGCGACCATGCCGAGACGGCCCGCGCCATCGGTGCACAACTAGGCATCGGCGTCGGCCTGCCGGCGATGACCGGCGCCGAGCTGGAACTGCTCGATGACCGCCGTCTGCGCGAGGTGTTGCCCGGCGTCGAGGTATTCGCCCGCGCCAGCCCCGAGCACAAATTGCGCCTGGTACAGGCCATGCAGGACAGCGGCGAGGTCGTGGCCATGACCGGCGACGGCGTGAACGACGCACCGGCCTTGAAGCGCGCCGACGTCGGCGTGGCGATGGGCAACAAGGGCACTGAAGCGGCCAAGGAAGCAGCCGAAGTAGTGCTGGCCGACGACAACTTCGCCACCATCGCCGGGGCCGTGCGCGAAGGCCGCGCGATCTACGACAATCTGAAGAAATTCATCCTATTTTCTCTACCGACCAATGGCGGCCAGTCGCTGATCGTGATCTTCGCCATTCTGTTCCAGGTGGTGCTGCCACTGACGCCGGCGCAGGTGCTGTGGATCAACATGGTCACCTCAAGCACCCTGGGCCTGGCGCTGGCCTTCGAACCCAGCGAGCGCGGTTTGATGCAGCGCGCCCCACGCGCGCCGAACGAGCCCCTGCTGTCCGGCTTCTTCGTCTGGCGCGTGGTGATGGTTTCTGTACTGATTGCCGGCGCGGGCATCGGCCTGTTCCTCTGGGAGCTGAAGCTTGGCAACAGCCTGGAAAGCGCCCGCACCATCGCAGTGAATGCCGTGGTGATGTGCGAAATCTTTTACCTGTTCAACAGCCGCAGCATCTTCGGCTCAGTGCTCAACCGCGAAGCCCTGCTGGGCAACCGCGCGGTACTGGTGACCATCGCCATCTGCCTGGTGCTGCAGCTGCTGTTCACCTATGCACCGCCGCTGCAGGGGGTATTCGGCTCGGTCGGCCTGAGCCTGGAGGAATGGCTGCGGGTACTGCTGGCAGGCCTGACACTGTTCGCCGTGGCGGAGCTGGAGAAATGGGTGGTGCGGCGCTTTGGCCTGCATGCCCAGGCGGCCTGA
- a CDS encoding MBL fold metallo-hydrolase — translation MRREPIVLFDNGSHQCLMFDDLVSGEGVQSNQFLITDNEQYLLLDPGGDLTYTPLSLELSKHIPVQDLTYIFASHQDPDIIASLDKWLLHTRARVICSKLWARFLPHLTANYLVLSRGINTFDRIIALPDRGQSIPLGKCSLKAVPAHFLHSVGNFQVYDPVSKILFSGDMGASLVDDATPVRDFVNHVPNMEGFHRRYMAGNKACRLWAAMVRQMDVAMIVPQHGRPFVGPEMISAFLYWIENLECGLDLMGPEDYQLPK, via the coding sequence ATGCGCCGCGAGCCCATCGTGCTGTTCGATAACGGCAGCCACCAATGCCTGATGTTCGATGACCTGGTCAGCGGCGAAGGCGTGCAATCCAACCAGTTCCTGATCACCGACAATGAGCAGTACCTGCTGCTCGATCCAGGCGGCGACCTGACCTATACGCCGCTGTCGCTGGAGCTGTCCAAGCACATTCCGGTGCAGGACTTGACCTACATCTTCGCCTCGCACCAGGACCCGGACATCATCGCCTCGCTGGACAAGTGGCTGCTGCACACCCGCGCGCGGGTGATCTGCTCCAAGCTGTGGGCGCGTTTTCTGCCGCACCTGACCGCCAACTACCTGGTGCTGAGCCGCGGCATCAACACCTTCGATCGCATCATCGCGCTGCCGGATCGAGGCCAGAGCATCCCGCTGGGCAAATGCTCGCTCAAGGCCGTGCCGGCGCACTTCCTGCACTCGGTGGGCAACTTCCAGGTGTACGACCCGGTGAGCAAGATTCTCTTCTCCGGCGACATGGGCGCCTCGCTGGTGGATGACGCCACGCCGGTGCGCGACTTCGTCAACCATGTGCCGAACATGGAAGGCTTCCACCGGCGTTACATGGCTGGTAACAAGGCCTGTCGGCTGTGGGCGGCGATGGTGCGGCAGATGGACGTGGCGATGATCGTGCCGCAGCATGGCCGGCCCTTCGTCGGCCCGGAAATGATCAGCGCCTTCCTCTACTGGATCGAGAATCTCGAATGCGGTCTCGATCTGATGGGGCCTGAGGATTACCAACTGCCCAAATGA
- a CDS encoding YceI family protein, whose protein sequence is MRLSFFALLLAAALPVHADWYLDNESSRLSFISTHSGSQSEVHRFLTLHGQIAADGRARLRVGLDSVSTGIALRDERLRSLLFDTSRLPEARISAQVNLPQLTDLAPGAQLELRLPLQLTLNEHSRELDSELLVTRLDDRRFQVVTLAPLVLHAEDFALASGVEALRKVADLPAISLSVPVGAVLIFTAR, encoded by the coding sequence ATGCGCCTTTCGTTTTTCGCCCTGCTGCTTGCTGCCGCCTTGCCCGTCCACGCCGACTGGTATCTGGACAACGAGTCCTCGCGGCTGTCGTTCATTTCTACCCACTCCGGCAGCCAGTCGGAGGTGCATCGCTTTCTCACCCTGCATGGGCAGATCGCCGCTGATGGGCGTGCGCGCCTGCGGGTGGGTCTGGATTCTGTAAGCACCGGTATCGCGCTGCGCGATGAGCGCTTGCGCAGCCTGCTGTTCGATACCTCGCGCCTGCCCGAGGCGCGCATCAGCGCTCAGGTCAACCTGCCACAACTCACCGACCTGGCGCCCGGCGCGCAGCTGGAACTGCGCCTGCCGCTGCAACTGACCCTCAACGAGCACAGCCGCGAGCTGGACAGCGAGCTACTGGTGACTCGCCTGGATGATCGACGCTTTCAGGTGGTGACCCTGGCTCCGCTGGTGTTGCACGCCGAAGACTTCGCCCTGGCCAGTGGCGTCGAGGCGCTGCGCAAGGTCGCTGACCTGCCGGCCATCAGCCTGTCGGTGCCGGTGGGCGCCGTGCTGATCTTCACGGCGCGTTGA
- a CDS encoding ACP phosphodiesterase, whose translation MNYLAHLHLGGDAPPQLLGSLYGDFVKGPLSGRWPAQIEAAIRLHRRIDAFTDSHPLQARARARFPVERRRTAGMLLDLFFDHCLARDWSAYASQPLDHFTGRVYRVLAAEPELPGRLALMAPRMAAQDWLGSYREFAVLEQVIAGMQRRLSKPQLLDGSLIELEQLYEPLSEDFRAFYPELMAFAEAELNASR comes from the coding sequence ATGAACTATCTGGCCCATCTTCATCTTGGTGGCGACGCACCACCGCAGTTGCTCGGCAGCCTCTACGGCGATTTCGTCAAAGGCCCGTTGAGCGGGCGTTGGCCGGCACAAATCGAGGCGGCCATTCGTCTGCACCGGCGCATCGATGCCTTCACCGACAGCCACCCACTGCAAGCCCGCGCACGGGCGCGCTTTCCTGTCGAGCGGCGAAGAACAGCCGGCATGCTGCTGGATCTGTTCTTCGATCATTGCCTGGCCCGTGACTGGTCGGCGTACGCGTCGCAGCCGCTGGATCACTTCACTGGTCGGGTATATCGCGTGCTGGCGGCCGAGCCCGAGTTGCCCGGGCGCTTGGCACTGATGGCACCGCGCATGGCCGCGCAGGACTGGCTCGGCAGCTACCGCGAGTTCGCGGTGCTGGAGCAGGTGATTGCCGGCATGCAGCGGCGCCTCTCCAAACCGCAGTTGCTCGACGGCAGCCTGATTGAGTTGGAGCAGTTATATGAGCCGCTCAGCGAAGACTTCCGCGCCTTCTACCCCGAACTGATGGCCTTCGCCGAGGCCGAACTGAACGCATCGAGGTAG
- a CDS encoding lysophospholipid acyltransferase family protein, which produces MAKLRLSLRLFHLALVIAFGALLAGIVSLFERVVRHDLMPLRQRLTRWFLARLGGALPFRVRVEGELPTQPMLWVANHVSWTDIPLLGALQPLSFLSKAEVRGWPLAGWLAHKGGTLFIRRGAGDSSQVSQQLTRHLQQGHHLLIFPEGTTTDGLALRTFHGRLLSSAIDSGVALQPVAIRYLRDGQPCPVAPFVGDDDMLSHLLRLLSSSACEVEIRLLAPIPSESRSRNELARHSQAIIASALQLDTTEAQPAAAA; this is translated from the coding sequence ATGGCCAAACTGCGTCTGTCCCTGCGCCTCTTTCATCTGGCCCTGGTAATCGCTTTTGGCGCCCTGCTGGCCGGCATCGTCAGCCTGTTCGAGCGGGTAGTTCGGCACGACCTGATGCCGCTGCGCCAACGTCTGACCCGCTGGTTCCTGGCGCGCCTGGGCGGCGCCCTGCCGTTTCGCGTACGAGTGGAGGGGGAGCTGCCCACGCAACCGATGCTGTGGGTCGCCAACCACGTGTCGTGGACCGACATTCCGCTGCTGGGCGCCCTGCAGCCGCTGTCCTTTCTGTCCAAGGCGGAAGTACGCGGCTGGCCGCTGGCCGGCTGGCTGGCGCACAAGGGCGGCACGCTGTTCATCCGCCGCGGTGCAGGCGACAGCAGCCAGGTGAGCCAGCAGCTCACCCGCCACCTGCAGCAGGGCCATCACCTGCTGATCTTTCCCGAAGGCACCACCACTGACGGCCTGGCCCTGCGCACCTTTCACGGTCGTCTGCTGAGTAGCGCCATCGACAGCGGCGTGGCGCTGCAACCGGTGGCCATCCGTTATTTGCGCGATGGCCAACCCTGCCCGGTGGCGCCGTTCGTGGGCGACGACGACATGCTCTCGCACCTGCTGCGCCTGCTCTCGAGCTCGGCCTGCGAGGTCGAGATCCGTCTGCTCGCGCCGATCCCCAGCGAATCACGCAGCCGCAACGAACTGGCCCGGCACAGCCAGGCCATCATCGCTAGCGCCCTGCAGTTGGATACAACCGAGGCGCAACCGGCCGCAGCGGCCTAG